A region of Pyxidicoccus parkwaysis DNA encodes the following proteins:
- a CDS encoding discoidin domain-containing protein, whose product MRSPLLALLLAASSASAASTVPPGYVETSDWLERKAQPERYGPLNLLDGRDTTAWCSSGESPAPITIGFKDAVTVDEVRVYTGDGTDRAAFKARARAKKLTLTSVDAARSLKVEDKRGLQTVTLSQPLSGARFILEVVDRFPGADDAAPVCITDLVFYSGGKALNGTWLAPRLKYDARLAPLLGTWFGGLEGAPESFLSFYMDGTFRYTREPLEGGGPTSVTGTYTLSGSRLSLDVPKRGKVAARLQKGGDEGVRMPEATLEVEGPVAEEWGREFRGKP is encoded by the coding sequence ATGCGAAGCCCCCTCCTCGCCCTCCTGCTCGCCGCCTCCAGCGCGTCCGCCGCCTCCACCGTCCCCCCCGGCTACGTGGAGACCTCGGACTGGCTGGAGCGCAAGGCCCAGCCCGAGCGCTATGGCCCCCTGAACCTGCTCGACGGCCGGGACACCACCGCGTGGTGCTCCTCCGGCGAGTCCCCGGCCCCCATCACCATCGGCTTCAAGGACGCCGTCACCGTGGACGAGGTGCGCGTCTACACCGGTGACGGCACGGACCGGGCCGCATTCAAGGCCCGCGCTCGCGCCAAGAAGCTCACCCTCACCAGCGTGGACGCCGCCCGCAGCCTCAAGGTGGAGGACAAGCGCGGCCTCCAGACGGTGACGCTGAGCCAACCCCTGAGCGGCGCGCGCTTCATCCTGGAGGTGGTGGACCGCTTCCCCGGCGCGGACGACGCGGCCCCCGTCTGCATCACCGACCTCGTCTTCTACTCGGGAGGCAAGGCCCTCAACGGCACGTGGCTGGCCCCGCGCCTCAAGTACGACGCGCGCCTGGCCCCGCTCCTGGGCACCTGGTTCGGCGGCCTGGAGGGCGCGCCCGAGAGCTTCCTGTCCTTCTACATGGACGGCACCTTCCGCTACACCCGCGAGCCCCTGGAAGGCGGTGGCCCTACCTCCGTCACGGGCACGTACACGCTGTCCGGAAGCAGACTGTCCCTGGACGTGCCGAAGCGCGGAAAGGTGGCCGCGCGCCTCCAGAAGGGCGGAGACGAGGGCGTACGGATGCCGGAGGCCACCCTCGAGGTCGAAGGGCCCGTGGCGGAAGAATGGGGCCGCGAGTTTCGCGGCAAGCCCTGA
- a CDS encoding TapB family protein, which produces MGASPTPDVAPRSDTQAVASPAACPNPYFPLEDGLKLTYRAGKSSEMVLSTKDVTPVPEGLKGTVAVKLKNREGQTEATCTSDGIRTGLGGLEGTLLSASGMDVQVVSAEGVAVPAPATMVPGGTWKNSLSVKLQPPASKTGGLRPTIATTFDKEATVVGEEEVTVAAGTFKALKVKNITTARSSRPGAQGRSMESFIWFAPGVGIVKLETAGSTDLELLKVERPEPPKAAASKAKVMKKAVAEKAAKKEPKQ; this is translated from the coding sequence ATGGGAGCGTCCCCTACGCCGGACGTAGCACCCCGGTCTGACACGCAGGCGGTAGCCTCACCGGCCGCATGCCCCAACCCGTACTTCCCACTGGAGGACGGCCTCAAGCTGACCTACCGGGCAGGCAAGTCCTCGGAGATGGTGCTCTCCACGAAGGACGTCACGCCCGTGCCGGAGGGCCTCAAGGGCACCGTCGCGGTGAAGCTGAAGAACCGCGAGGGCCAGACGGAGGCCACTTGTACCTCGGACGGCATCCGCACCGGCCTGGGCGGCCTGGAGGGCACGCTGCTGTCCGCGTCCGGCATGGACGTGCAGGTGGTGAGCGCCGAGGGCGTCGCCGTGCCCGCGCCGGCCACCATGGTGCCGGGCGGCACGTGGAAGAACAGCCTGTCCGTGAAGCTCCAGCCGCCGGCGAGCAAGACGGGCGGCCTGCGGCCCACCATCGCCACCACGTTCGACAAGGAGGCCACGGTGGTGGGCGAGGAGGAAGTCACCGTGGCCGCCGGGACGTTCAAGGCGCTCAAGGTGAAGAACATCACCACCGCGCGCTCCAGTCGCCCCGGCGCCCAGGGACGCTCCATGGAGAGCTTCATCTGGTTCGCGCCCGGCGTGGGCATCGTCAAGCTGGAGACGGCCGGCAGCACGGACCTGGAGCTCCTCAAGGTGGAGCGTCCGGAGCCGCCCAAGGCCGCCGCCAGCAAGGCGAAGGTGATGAAGAAGGCCGTGGCGGAGAAGGCGGCGAAGAAGGAGCCGAAGCAGTAG
- a CDS encoding ABC transporter substrate-binding protein: MRRWGWGCVLAAMLVACKEDKTPAVQDAGPVETGPSALTEKEPNERPDQALAITRDSTVTAELTAQPNKADEDWYRLAPPAPRIADVTVSGLPGGDITLEVYDRDRNRLAAINSEGEGKPERFPNLYVDGERWVRVVPARKGVGGAYTLDVRMRAPNDGEEREPNDRAVDAAPLPLGQTVTAYLGHAGDEDWYRIELPEPAAPAGAAPGGGTAPGTEGTAPTGTEGAPAQGTGTATPPPGGEAAAPQQGTAQEGAPPSSAPEGTFAGGEPPPPAPAAAPTEGQGTPGEIGGAAAAQAQDAGTAPAVPPEPPSVALKIDLSGVEGVRPELSVLSAAEAPLFSLRGKEGEALSLRNIGVRATDRVVYVVVKGGWTGTGKDARRTFSATAPYTLTVTQEEAGANAELEPNDELYKATPLTAGGFREGFLSPKGDIDNFVLKTTEPVLAKVELSGVERLDLVLSMVEPPQGDGEKEAVLLRANDGAIKEPERLNNVACNGSCYFRVEGASRKVDGKWVKDFENAEQPYRLSITTVPDNGGEEREPNNTADRGQELTLGKAVRGTVFPVKDTDFYRLDLSDRPVRTSIKATLLGILKVDVGLYLHRVQPDGKLTLVQTSDRAKGDQPETIRYSAEPGVYVFEVRDAKNREANFQDAYQLTVEEGE; this comes from the coding sequence ATGCGACGTTGGGGGTGGGGCTGTGTGCTGGCGGCGATGCTGGTCGCCTGCAAGGAGGACAAGACACCGGCGGTCCAGGACGCGGGCCCGGTGGAGACGGGGCCCTCCGCCCTCACGGAGAAGGAGCCCAACGAGCGGCCGGACCAGGCGCTCGCCATCACCCGTGACAGCACGGTGACGGCGGAGCTCACCGCGCAGCCGAACAAGGCGGACGAGGACTGGTACCGCCTCGCGCCCCCGGCCCCACGCATCGCCGACGTCACCGTGTCCGGGCTGCCCGGCGGCGACATCACCCTGGAGGTCTACGACCGCGACAGGAACCGGCTGGCCGCCATCAACAGCGAGGGCGAGGGCAAGCCGGAGCGCTTCCCCAACCTCTACGTGGACGGCGAGCGATGGGTGCGTGTGGTGCCCGCGCGCAAGGGCGTGGGCGGCGCGTACACCCTCGACGTGCGCATGCGCGCCCCCAATGACGGCGAGGAGCGCGAGCCCAATGACCGCGCCGTGGACGCAGCCCCGCTGCCGCTGGGCCAGACGGTGACGGCCTACCTCGGCCACGCGGGTGACGAGGACTGGTACCGCATCGAACTGCCCGAGCCCGCGGCCCCCGCTGGCGCCGCACCGGGCGGCGGCACGGCTCCGGGCACCGAGGGCACCGCGCCCACCGGCACGGAGGGCGCCCCCGCTCAGGGCACCGGCACCGCCACGCCGCCCCCGGGTGGCGAAGCCGCGGCCCCGCAGCAGGGCACCGCGCAGGAAGGCGCCCCACCCTCCTCCGCGCCCGAGGGCACCTTCGCCGGGGGCGAGCCGCCTCCTCCCGCCCCGGCAGCCGCGCCCACCGAGGGCCAGGGCACGCCGGGCGAAATCGGTGGCGCGGCGGCGGCGCAGGCGCAGGACGCGGGCACGGCGCCGGCGGTGCCGCCCGAGCCTCCGTCGGTGGCGCTGAAGATTGACCTGTCCGGCGTGGAGGGCGTGCGGCCGGAGCTCTCCGTGCTGTCGGCGGCGGAGGCGCCGCTGTTCTCCCTGCGCGGCAAGGAGGGCGAGGCGCTGTCGCTGCGCAACATCGGCGTGCGCGCCACGGACCGCGTCGTCTACGTGGTGGTGAAGGGAGGCTGGACGGGCACGGGCAAGGACGCCCGCCGCACCTTCAGCGCCACCGCGCCGTACACGCTCACCGTGACGCAGGAGGAGGCCGGTGCCAACGCGGAGTTGGAGCCCAACGACGAGCTCTACAAGGCCACGCCGCTGACGGCCGGCGGCTTCCGCGAGGGCTTCCTGTCGCCCAAGGGTGACATCGACAACTTCGTCCTCAAGACGACAGAGCCGGTGCTGGCCAAGGTGGAGCTGTCCGGCGTGGAGCGGCTGGACCTGGTGCTGTCCATGGTGGAGCCGCCGCAGGGCGACGGCGAGAAGGAGGCGGTGCTCCTGCGCGCCAACGACGGCGCCATCAAGGAGCCCGAGCGCCTCAACAACGTGGCGTGCAACGGCAGCTGCTACTTCCGCGTGGAGGGCGCGTCGCGCAAGGTGGACGGCAAGTGGGTGAAGGACTTCGAGAACGCGGAGCAGCCCTACCGCCTCTCCATCACCACGGTGCCGGACAACGGCGGCGAGGAGCGTGAGCCCAACAACACCGCGGACCGGGGCCAGGAATTGACGCTGGGCAAGGCGGTGCGCGGCACGGTGTTCCCGGTGAAGGACACGGACTTCTACCGGCTGGACTTGTCGGACCGGCCGGTGCGCACGTCCATCAAGGCCACGCTGCTGGGCATCCTCAAGGTGGACGTGGGGCTGTACCTGCACCGCGTGCAGCCGGACGGAAAGCTGACGCTCGTGCAGACGTCCGACCGCGCCAAGGGCGACCAGCCGGAGACCATCCGCTACAGCGCGGAGCCCGGCGTCTACGTCTTCGAGGTGCGCGACGCGAAGAACCGCGAGGCCAACTTCCAGGACGCCTATCAGCTCACTGTCGAGGAGGGGGAGTAG
- a CDS encoding hemolysin family protein, with amino-acid sequence MGMEWVFLGLAILLVFANGFFVATEFAIVKIRATRLQALVDEGQPGAATALKMVGHLDAYLSATQFGITLASLGLGWLGEPAFAKLLEPVLEKLVPDSAAPTVAHTAAVVIGFSIITFLHIVVGELAPKSLAIQRAEATTLAVALPMRLFYFVFYPAIILLNGLAAWVLRLFGLHSVGEESHDAHSEDELRVILHSSAQAGAITTARAELLERALEMAQKTARQVMVPRNQVKFLDVEEPLDKCIADARAAGHTWLPVCRGNLDEVEGLVNAKDLFFLLSRGELRSLAQVQRPVLFIPENATLEQLLAEFRRRRRQTALVVDEHGGTSGLVTIADVVAEVVGDVAELGRRVEEVRSLPGGRFELPGTTQLDDLEERLDVNFDLDEDEEGEVTTIAGYLMARLGRVPEKGDTLKLDMWRILVEEVDGPRVVRVVVEPQARAATPPRPSSETQAASSSEPAAPSGETPPSSSGESA; translated from the coding sequence ATGGGAATGGAATGGGTATTCCTCGGGCTGGCGATCCTCCTGGTCTTCGCCAACGGCTTCTTCGTGGCGACCGAGTTCGCCATCGTGAAGATTCGCGCCACGCGCCTCCAGGCGTTGGTGGATGAGGGCCAGCCCGGCGCCGCCACCGCGCTGAAGATGGTGGGGCACCTGGACGCGTACCTGTCCGCGACGCAGTTCGGAATCACGCTGGCGTCGCTGGGGCTGGGCTGGCTGGGTGAGCCGGCCTTCGCGAAGCTGTTGGAGCCGGTGCTGGAGAAGCTGGTGCCGGACAGCGCCGCTCCGACGGTGGCCCACACCGCGGCGGTGGTCATCGGCTTCAGCATCATCACCTTCCTGCACATCGTCGTCGGGGAGCTGGCGCCCAAGAGCCTGGCGATTCAGCGCGCCGAGGCCACGACGCTCGCCGTCGCGCTGCCGATGCGGCTGTTCTACTTCGTCTTCTACCCGGCCATCATCCTGCTCAACGGGCTGGCCGCGTGGGTGCTGCGCCTGTTCGGCCTGCACTCGGTGGGGGAGGAGTCGCACGACGCGCACAGCGAGGACGAGCTGCGCGTCATCCTGCACAGCTCGGCGCAGGCGGGGGCGATTACGACGGCGCGCGCGGAGCTGCTGGAGCGCGCGCTGGAGATGGCGCAGAAGACGGCGCGGCAGGTGATGGTGCCGCGCAACCAGGTGAAGTTCCTCGACGTGGAGGAGCCGCTGGACAAGTGCATCGCCGACGCGCGCGCGGCGGGCCACACGTGGCTGCCGGTGTGCCGCGGCAACCTGGACGAGGTGGAGGGCCTGGTCAACGCGAAGGACCTCTTCTTCCTCCTGTCGCGCGGGGAGCTGCGCAGCCTGGCGCAGGTGCAGCGGCCGGTGCTCTTCATCCCGGAGAACGCCACGCTGGAGCAGCTCCTGGCCGAGTTCCGCCGCCGCCGCCGTCAGACGGCGCTGGTGGTTGACGAGCACGGCGGCACGTCCGGCCTCGTCACCATCGCGGACGTGGTGGCCGAAGTCGTCGGAGACGTGGCCGAGCTGGGCCGCCGGGTGGAGGAGGTGCGCTCGCTGCCGGGCGGCCGCTTCGAGCTGCCGGGCACCACGCAGCTGGATGATTTGGAGGAGCGGCTGGACGTCAACTTCGACCTCGACGAGGACGAAGAGGGCGAGGTGACGACGATTGCCGGCTACCTCATGGCGCGGCTGGGGCGCGTCCCGGAGAAGGGGGACACGCTCAAGCTCGACATGTGGCGCATCCTCGTGGAGGAGGTGGACGGGCCGCGCGTGGTGCGCGTGGTGGTGGAGCCGCAGGCCCGCGCCGCCACGCCTCCGCGCCCGTCGTCGGAGACGCAGGCCGCGTCGTCCTCGGAGCCCGCGGCGCCTTCCGGAGAGACGCCGCCGTCGTCCTCGGGCGAGTCCGCGTAG
- the prmC gene encoding peptide chain release factor N(5)-glutamine methyltransferase, with protein sequence MTSETWTIRRVLTWTTQHFEKRQVDSPRLTAEVLLSHVLKLGRVRLYVDLDRPLSKEELGTFRGLIERRLNGEPTQYLTGVKEFYNRTFKVDARVLIPRPETELLVEAALRMLPKDAPSRALDVCTGSGCIAISLAAERPQATVVATDLSPDACALARENAEALKVADRVTVLQGDLFSPLPPDARFRVVVSNPPYIDTAEIATLSPEVRREPKLALDGGPDGLVAVRRVVTGARRWLEPGGLLAMEIGETQGPAVLELLEAAGYVDARVEKDLERRERMAFGTQPVADGPQG encoded by the coding sequence ATGACCAGCGAGACCTGGACCATCCGCAGGGTCCTCACCTGGACGACGCAGCACTTCGAGAAGCGGCAGGTGGACAGCCCCCGGCTCACCGCCGAGGTGCTCCTGTCGCACGTGCTCAAGCTGGGCCGCGTCCGCCTCTACGTGGACCTGGACCGGCCCCTCTCCAAGGAGGAGCTGGGCACCTTCCGCGGCCTCATCGAGCGGCGCCTGAATGGTGAGCCCACGCAGTACCTCACCGGCGTGAAGGAGTTCTACAACCGCACCTTCAAGGTGGACGCGCGCGTGCTGATTCCGCGCCCGGAGACGGAGCTGCTCGTGGAGGCGGCGCTGCGCATGCTGCCGAAGGACGCTCCGTCACGGGCCCTGGACGTGTGCACGGGCTCGGGCTGCATCGCCATCAGCCTCGCGGCCGAGCGCCCGCAGGCCACGGTGGTGGCCACCGATTTGTCCCCGGACGCCTGCGCGCTGGCGAGGGAGAATGCGGAAGCCCTCAAGGTGGCGGACCGGGTGACGGTGCTGCAGGGGGACCTCTTCTCCCCGCTGCCGCCGGACGCGCGCTTCCGGGTGGTGGTCTCCAACCCGCCCTACATCGACACGGCGGAAATCGCGACGCTCTCCCCCGAGGTGCGGCGCGAGCCGAAGCTGGCGCTGGACGGCGGGCCGGACGGGCTCGTCGCCGTCCGCCGGGTGGTGACGGGTGCGCGACGGTGGCTGGAGCCTGGCGGGCTCCTTGCAATGGAGATTGGCGAGACACAGGGCCCCGCCGTCCTGGAGCTCCTCGAGGCCGCGGGTTACGTCGACGCGCGCGTGGAGAAGGACCTGGAGCGGCGGGAGCGCATGGCATTTGGGACACAGCCCGTGGCTGACGGGCCACAGGGCTGA
- the murA gene encoding UDP-N-acetylglucosamine 1-carboxyvinyltransferase, with product MDTIVMKGGPELHGEVQASGAKNAALPILASALLADGTSTYRNVPDLADVSTMLKVLNTMGCDAERLTARKKDVCQVGVNGHIHPEAPYDLVKTMRASVLVLGPLVARFGRARVSMPGGCAIGARPIDQHLKGLKALGADIHLTEGYVEARAKQLKGGTVNFDVITVTGTENVLMAAVLAKGRTIMENCAREPEIEELARVLNKMGARIEGAGTSVITVEGVEGLKPVDHAILPDRIEAGTLLVAAAISGGNVLVKHAVPEHLEAVVDKLREAGCTITAEGGGLRCKAPRTLNAVNITTTEHPGFPTDMQAQLMALMSVSHGTSVISENIFENRFMHVPELHRLGADITIQGHTAVVKGVKGLSGAPVMATDLRASASLILAGLRAEGRTVVSRVYHLDRGYERLERKLRGLGADIRRVKAKA from the coding sequence ATGGACACGATTGTGATGAAGGGTGGCCCGGAGCTGCACGGTGAGGTGCAGGCCTCGGGCGCGAAGAACGCGGCGCTGCCCATCCTCGCCTCCGCGCTGCTGGCGGATGGCACCTCCACCTACCGGAACGTGCCGGACCTGGCGGACGTCAGCACCATGCTCAAGGTGCTCAACACCATGGGCTGCGACGCGGAGCGGCTCACCGCCCGCAAGAAGGACGTCTGCCAGGTGGGCGTCAACGGCCACATCCACCCGGAGGCCCCGTACGATTTGGTGAAGACGATGCGCGCCAGCGTGCTGGTGCTGGGCCCCCTGGTGGCCCGCTTCGGCCGGGCGCGCGTGTCCATGCCGGGCGGGTGCGCCATTGGCGCGCGGCCCATCGACCAGCACCTCAAGGGGCTCAAGGCGCTGGGCGCGGACATCCACCTGACGGAAGGCTACGTGGAGGCCCGCGCGAAGCAGCTCAAGGGCGGCACCGTCAACTTCGACGTCATCACCGTCACCGGCACGGAGAACGTGCTGATGGCCGCGGTGCTCGCCAAGGGCCGCACCATCATGGAGAACTGCGCCCGCGAGCCCGAAATCGAGGAGCTGGCGAGGGTCCTCAACAAGATGGGCGCCCGCATCGAGGGCGCCGGCACCTCCGTCATCACCGTCGAGGGCGTGGAGGGCCTCAAGCCGGTGGACCACGCCATCCTCCCGGACCGCATCGAAGCGGGCACGCTGCTCGTCGCGGCGGCCATCTCCGGCGGCAACGTGCTGGTGAAGCACGCGGTGCCCGAGCACCTGGAGGCCGTGGTGGACAAGCTGCGCGAGGCGGGCTGCACCATTACCGCCGAGGGCGGCGGCCTGCGCTGCAAGGCGCCCCGCACGCTCAACGCGGTGAACATCACCACCACCGAGCACCCGGGCTTCCCCACCGACATGCAGGCCCAGCTCATGGCCCTCATGTCCGTCAGCCACGGGACGTCTGTCATCAGTGAAAACATCTTCGAGAACCGCTTCATGCACGTGCCCGAGCTGCACCGGCTGGGGGCGGACATCACCATCCAGGGGCACACGGCGGTGGTGAAGGGCGTGAAGGGGCTGAGCGGGGCGCCGGTCATGGCCACGGACCTACGGGCGAGCGCGTCGCTCATCCTCGCGGGCCTGCGGGCGGAGGGGCGCACGGTGGTCAGCCGCGTGTACCACCTGGACCGCGGCTACGAGCGCCTGGAGCGCAAGCTGCGCGGCCTGGGCGCGGACATCCGCCGGGTAAAGGCGAAGGCGTAA
- a CDS encoding tetratricopeptide repeat protein — MAREKDNIALSDEHNTRGIELADRGWLDEAIKEFKKAIDLDPSSAHAHDNLATVYAEKKLFREALTEYLTALKLEPESATAHYNLACFLSTHAGEMAVEEYKEAIELDPEYPDAHLNLGLTYADQGRVEEAMRELQTAIELDPQDAFPRHELAALMMDEGDYRSAITQLKEVVRLEPDNFEAQLDLGICYAQKGFYAEAERAYERARALNPEDLLLNYNLAALFALWGRPKDAVQYLQKSLTADRPKVMGWLSTDPMFDALKGDPDFEALF; from the coding sequence ATGGCCCGGGAAAAGGACAACATCGCGCTCTCCGACGAGCACAACACTCGCGGAATCGAGCTGGCGGACCGGGGGTGGCTCGACGAGGCCATCAAGGAGTTCAAGAAGGCCATCGACCTGGACCCCAGCTCGGCCCACGCGCACGACAACCTCGCCACCGTCTACGCGGAGAAGAAGCTCTTCCGCGAGGCGCTCACCGAGTACCTCACCGCCCTGAAGCTGGAGCCGGAGAGCGCCACGGCGCACTACAACCTGGCCTGCTTCCTCTCCACCCACGCCGGGGAGATGGCCGTGGAGGAGTACAAGGAAGCCATCGAGTTGGATCCGGAGTACCCGGACGCGCACCTCAACCTCGGCCTCACCTATGCGGACCAGGGCCGGGTGGAGGAGGCCATGCGCGAGCTCCAGACGGCGATTGAGCTGGACCCGCAGGATGCCTTCCCGCGTCACGAGCTGGCCGCGCTGATGATGGACGAGGGCGACTACCGCTCCGCGATTACGCAGCTGAAGGAAGTGGTGCGGCTGGAGCCGGACAACTTCGAGGCGCAGCTGGATTTGGGCATCTGCTACGCGCAGAAGGGCTTCTACGCGGAAGCGGAGCGCGCCTACGAGCGGGCCCGGGCGCTGAACCCCGAGGACCTGCTGCTCAACTACAACCTGGCGGCGCTGTTCGCGCTCTGGGGGCGTCCGAAGGACGCGGTGCAGTACCTCCAGAAGTCGCTGACGGCGGACCGGCCCAAGGTGATGGGGTGGCTGTCCACGGACCCCATGTTCGACGCCCTCAAGGGCGACCCCGACTTCGAAGCCCTGTTCTGA
- the prfA gene encoding peptide chain release factor 1, with amino-acid sequence MIDKLEDVERRFERLTADLSNPDVLADSAKLQKVSKERASLEKLVDTFRTYRKVLADLNEVEAWLGSSDADEKAYAREALPGLKEQREELEAQLKILLLPKDPNDEKNVILEIRAGAGGDEAALFAEEVMQMYLRYADRKGWKADILDMSPGNAGGVKDATVTLSGDAVFSHMKYESGVHRVQRVPATETQGRIHTSTITVSVMPEAEDVDIQINPADIEMQVMRSTGSGGQSVNTTDSAVRLIHHPTGIVVKCQQEKSQLKNRNMALRMLRAKLYEIEQERIRNERDSTRRAQVGSGDRAEKIRTYNFPQDRLTDHRIGLTVHNLPGIMVGGIEDVMTACRTHFQAAALKDQTGPKPPTPEA; translated from the coding sequence ATGATTGACAAACTCGAAGACGTCGAGCGCCGGTTCGAGCGCCTCACCGCCGACCTGTCGAATCCCGACGTGCTCGCCGACTCGGCGAAGCTCCAGAAGGTCTCCAAGGAACGCGCCAGCCTCGAGAAGCTGGTGGACACCTTCCGCACCTACCGCAAGGTCCTGGCCGACCTGAACGAAGTCGAAGCCTGGCTGGGCAGCAGTGACGCGGACGAGAAGGCCTATGCCCGCGAGGCCCTGCCCGGCCTCAAGGAGCAGCGCGAGGAGCTGGAGGCCCAGCTCAAGATTCTGCTGCTGCCCAAGGACCCCAACGACGAGAAGAACGTCATCCTCGAGATTCGCGCCGGCGCGGGCGGAGACGAGGCGGCCCTCTTCGCGGAGGAGGTCATGCAGATGTACCTCCGCTACGCCGACCGGAAGGGTTGGAAGGCGGACATCCTTGACATGAGCCCGGGCAACGCGGGCGGCGTGAAGGACGCCACGGTGACGCTGTCCGGGGACGCCGTCTTCAGCCACATGAAGTACGAGTCCGGCGTGCACCGCGTGCAGCGCGTGCCAGCCACCGAGACGCAGGGCCGCATCCACACCTCCACGATTACCGTCTCCGTGATGCCGGAGGCCGAGGACGTGGACATCCAAATCAACCCGGCCGACATCGAGATGCAGGTGATGCGCTCGACGGGCTCGGGCGGCCAGAGCGTCAACACCACGGACTCCGCGGTGCGCCTCATCCACCACCCGACGGGCATCGTGGTGAAGTGCCAGCAGGAGAAGAGCCAGCTGAAGAATCGCAACATGGCGCTGCGCATGCTGCGGGCCAAGCTCTACGAAATCGAGCAGGAGCGCATCCGCAACGAGCGCGACTCCACGCGGCGCGCGCAGGTGGGCTCCGGCGACCGGGCCGAGAAGATTCGCACGTACAACTTCCCGCAGGACCGGCTGACGGACCACCGCATCGGCCTCACCGTGCACAACCTGCCGGGCATCATGGTGGGCGGCATCGAGGACGTGATGACGGCCTGCCGGACCCACTTCCAGGCCGCGGCGCTCAAGGACCAGACGGGCCCGAAGCCCCCCACTCCCGAAGCATGA
- a CDS encoding CapA family protein, with product MRHAALLLLLFAACHPRPAPPPEASPAPGPANPVPTAPDAGVVTLPAPQGTLAGAADAGTPVQPLTLVVGGDVTLGHNLQTYFDDQLAKGRTREEMLAYGFKEVKPLGDAADIFAVNLECPFTEGGEKLPKNFNFRARPELVGALLAGGVDVVSLANNHMMDYGAQGLVDTLVTLETARIPHFGAGRNLAEARRPAILTVGGLRVAFLGYFFLGERNIEPPQVYATETTPGVAGHFSDVDVMERMLREDILAAKQQADIVLPFFHWGREGTYSPEPYQVRLAHAAIEAGASGVLGSHPHVLQSMELFQGAPVLYSLGNFVFGGNWNPRDKRSALWKARFGPGGYLSSEVLPLRSDRYPEFPFQPVPVTGVEAEDVMRLLANSSGAVEHMLPELEPWARPPPSPEARGRE from the coding sequence ATGCGCCACGCCGCCCTCCTGCTACTCCTGTTCGCCGCCTGTCATCCGCGCCCCGCGCCCCCTCCGGAAGCATCTCCAGCGCCGGGGCCCGCCAATCCCGTCCCCACTGCGCCGGACGCAGGCGTCGTCACGCTCCCCGCCCCGCAGGGCACGCTCGCCGGGGCAGCGGATGCCGGCACGCCTGTCCAGCCGCTGACGCTGGTGGTGGGCGGCGACGTGACGCTGGGCCACAACCTCCAGACGTACTTCGACGACCAGCTTGCGAAGGGCCGCACGCGAGAGGAGATGCTCGCGTACGGCTTCAAGGAGGTGAAGCCGCTGGGTGACGCGGCCGACATCTTCGCCGTCAACCTGGAGTGCCCCTTCACCGAGGGCGGCGAGAAGCTGCCCAAGAACTTCAACTTCCGCGCGCGGCCGGAGTTGGTGGGCGCGCTGCTGGCGGGCGGCGTGGACGTGGTGAGCCTCGCCAACAACCACATGATGGACTACGGCGCGCAGGGGCTGGTGGACACGCTGGTGACGCTGGAGACGGCGCGCATCCCCCACTTCGGCGCGGGCCGCAACCTCGCCGAGGCGCGCAGGCCCGCCATCCTCACCGTGGGCGGCCTGCGCGTGGCCTTCCTCGGCTACTTCTTCCTCGGCGAGCGCAACATCGAGCCCCCGCAAGTCTATGCGACAGAGACGACGCCGGGCGTGGCCGGGCACTTCTCCGACGTGGACGTGATGGAGCGCATGCTCCGCGAGGACATCCTCGCCGCGAAGCAGCAGGCGGACATCGTGCTGCCCTTCTTCCACTGGGGCCGCGAGGGCACCTACTCGCCGGAGCCGTATCAGGTGCGCCTGGCCCACGCGGCGATTGAGGCCGGAGCCAGCGGCGTCCTGGGCAGCCACCCGCACGTGCTCCAGTCCATGGAGCTGTTCCAGGGCGCGCCCGTCCTCTACTCGCTGGGCAACTTCGTCTTCGGTGGGAACTGGAACCCGCGCGACAAGCGCAGCGCGCTGTGGAAGGCGCGCTTCGGCCCCGGCGGTTACCTGTCCAGCGAGGTGCTGCCCCTGCGCTCTGACCGCTACCCGGAGTTTCCCTTCCAGCCCGTGCCCGTGACGGGCGTCGAGGCGGAGGATGTCATGCGCCTGTTGGCCAACTCGTCCGGCGCGGTGGAGCACATGCTGCCCGAGCTGGAGCCGTGGGCCCGACCGCCCCCCTCCCCCGAGGCCCGAGGGAGGGAGTAA
- a CDS encoding zf-TFIIB domain-containing protein, which translates to MDCPSCNVEMADLEGEDLTLRKCGECGGLWIDVADLNRVLLHNNLPGLESQGGKVDAEALTGQCPECQVDLVRVDGGDRQHPLHYDTCESCGGIFLESEFQDATDVKVAVEEIIAFFRHFSSKKKLAAL; encoded by the coding sequence ATGGATTGCCCCAGCTGCAACGTCGAGATGGCAGATCTCGAGGGGGAAGACTTGACGTTGCGAAAGTGTGGAGAGTGCGGCGGTCTCTGGATCGACGTCGCGGACCTGAACCGGGTCCTCCTCCACAACAACCTCCCCGGGCTGGAGAGCCAGGGCGGCAAGGTAGATGCGGAGGCATTGACGGGCCAATGCCCCGAATGCCAGGTGGACCTTGTCCGCGTGGACGGGGGTGACCGCCAGCACCCGCTCCACTACGACACGTGCGAGTCGTGCGGTGGCATCTTCCTGGAGTCGGAATTCCAGGACGCCACCGACGTGAAGGTGGCCGTGGAAGAAATCATCGCCTTCTTCCGCCACTTCAGCTCGAAGAAGAAGCTGGCGGCCCTCTAG